A single region of the Mustela lutreola isolate mMusLut2 chromosome 2, mMusLut2.pri, whole genome shotgun sequence genome encodes:
- the CXCR6 gene encoding C-X-C chemokine receptor type 6: protein MEDDYVDPVFFNTSNDSSQGHEGFLEFGKFFLPSVYLVVFICGLLGNLLVLIVYVSYQKLKSLTDVFLINLPLADLVFVCTLPFWAYASIHEWVFGKVMCKTLLGIYTLNFYTSMLILTCITMDRFVAVVRATKAYNQQARRMAWGKAMCLLIWVVSLLVSLPQIIYGNVHDFDKLVCGYQNEEISTVVLVAQMTLGFFLPLLAMMVCYSVIIKTLLHARGFRKHKSLKIIFLVVAVFLLTQTPFNLVRLIRSTNWEYSTMTSFHYAIIITEAVAYLRACLNPVLYAFVGLKFRRNFWKLMRDIGCLPYLGVSGPWKSSEEASKTCSASHNVEATSMFQL, encoded by the coding sequence ATGGAGGATGACTACGTCGACCCTGTGTTCTTCAACACTTCCAATGACAGCAGCCAGGGGCACGAGGGCTTCCTGGAGTTCGGCAAGTTCTTTCTGCCCTCTGTGTACCTGGTGGTATTCATCTGCGGCCTGCTGGGGAACTTGCTGGTGCTGATCGTGTACGTCTCCTACCAGAAGCTGAAGAGCCTGACTGACGTGTTCCTGATAAACCTGCCCTTGGCTGACCTGGTGTTCGTCTGCACTCTGCCCTTCTGGGCCTACGCCAGCATCCACGAGTGGGTCTTTGGCAAGGTCATGTGTAAGACCCTGCTAGGCATCTACACCTTGAACTTCTACACGTCCATGCTCATTCTCACCTGCATCACCATGGACCGCTTCGTTGCGGTGGTTCGGGCCACCAAGGCCTACAACCAGCAGGCAAGGAGGATGGCCTGGGGCAAGGCCATGTGCTTGCTCATCTGGGTGGTCTCCCTGCTGGTTTCCCTGCCGCAGATCATCTACGGCAACGTCCATGACTTCGACAAGCTTGTCTGTGGCTATCAAAATGAAGAGATTTCCACTGTAGTTCTCGTCGCCCAGATGACGCTGGGGTTCTTCTTGCCCCTGCTCGCCATGATGGTGTGCTACTCGGTCATCATCAAGACCCTGCTTCACGCCCGAGGCTTCCGGAAGCACAAGTCCCTGAAGATCATCTTCCTGGTGGTGGCCGTGTTCCTACTGACCCAGACGCCCTTCAACCTTGTGAGGCTCATCCGCAGCACGAACTGGGAGTACTCCACCATGACCAGCTTCCATTACGCCATCATCATCACAGAGGCTGTCGCCTACCTGCGGGCCTGCCTTAACCCCGTGCTCTATGCCTTTGTTGGCCTGAAGTTTCGGAGGAACTTCTGGAAACTCATGAGGGACATTGGCTGCCTCCCTTACCTGGGGGTCTCAGGTCCATGGAAGTCTTCCGAGGAGGCTTCCAAGACCTGTTCTGCCTCTCACAACGTGGAGGCCACCAGCATGTTCCAGCTGTAG